The Cyclobacteriaceae bacterium DNA segment TGATCCACTCCAGGAACCACTACCTGAAGCCGAGCCTGGGGAAATTTCTTGCCACGTATAGTTAACCACACCGCTGGTCGCTGTGCCAAAAGACAATTGTGTGGCTCCAGAACCTGCGGTGGCAAGATTCCATTGGGTAATGAAGTTTTGGGTGGAAGCAGTCGAAACCAAATTTTCGTACACCACTAAAAACCCAGCTGCACGCGTAATAATAATTTCAGGTTTGCCATCCAGGTTTAAATCGCCCGTAGTTAAGCCGCGTGGTGCGGTAACGGTAGTATTGAACGGAGCGGCAAACGAAGTTGCAGATAAGGCTCCTGAAGTGTGAATGTTTTTGAAGATTGTAAAACGATTTCCGGTTTCACTGGTGGTGATAATTTCAGGTTTGCCATCGCCATCCAAATCGGCAATGTGGGCTACCGTGGTGGCACTGGGGTTGGTTAAATCAAATCGGCTAAAGCTCAGGTTACCAACCGTGCTGGTATTGCGGTAAACACTGATCATCGTGGTGTTGGTGCCTGTGCCGTGATAAATCATTAAGTCAACCTTCCCGTCAGCATCAAAATCGCCTGTATAAATTCTGCCAGGGTTATCACCAACTGCAATATCAATTCGTGGATTGAAGGATGCGGCATTCACCCGAAAACTTCTGGCATTAGGAAAGATGCTGATGTTATCACTACCCGGATTAGTCACGGCCACATCCGGGAAACCATCGTTGTCGAGATCGGTCACTACGACACCGCCTCCCGTTGAAGGTTTGGCTACCGTTACATTAGGCGCAAATGTTCCAAACACACCAACGGAAACAAAAGGGCCAACCTTGCTTCGGTTTTCCATTACACGTATCGAAGAAGAACCTCCTGCTGCAATGACAAGATCCTGTTTGCCATCAAGGTTTAGATCTCCAAAATCAATATTGCTATCGCCCAGGCCTAACGATACATCAGTGCTAAACGAAATTGAACCCGGAGTACTGAGGTTTTGGTATGCTCGGCCGTTTGGAGAAACAAGATCAGCAAGACCATCTCCATCAGCATCTACAAGTCTACCGTTTGCAGCAGAAGAGTTGGTGACACCGGCCGCTGCGAGTGAAGATGTAGTGATTGCACCGGTACTATATGTGTTATGAAAAAAATAGGTCAACAATGAACCGCCTTCCGCAGCAATATCTGGCTTCCCATCCAGGTCCAGGTCCATCACTTCAATGTCATAGTTAGCTCCCGAAAGGGCAAACTCCATAGGAGGGGCAAAGTGCGTGTTATCAAACGTAACACCCGATGAAAACGTGGTTTGAAACGGGAGGTGATACCGTGACATCAACTCACCTTTACGAACACTTACCGGTGCATACGTAGCGCCTGCCGGAACACTTACGGTAAGTTCAGTTTGACTAGCCGTGAGTACAGTTGCTTCACTGGCCCCAAAGTAAACGTAGTTTTCGCTTGGCGTAGAAGAAAAGTTAGACCCGGTAATGGTTACCGTGCTGCCTACGTTACCCGCAAGTGGACTAACTGTATTTACGGAAATGAGAGGCGCACTTCCATTCACGTTTTCATAAATGGAAATTCTTCGTGGTGTAGTATTCGTTATCCCAACAACAAGGTCAGGTCTTGAATCACCGTTTAAATCGGCTGCAATCGGACTGGTAGGATAGGTTGAATTTCCGGAGGCTTGAAATAAATATGCTGTAACAAATGCACCTGCGGTAAAAGCCCCTCCCGAGTAGATACTTTCAAATATGCCAATATCTCCATCGTCTGAAGCCAGGATGTCGGGTTTACCATCGCCATTCACATCGGCAATAGACATGCCTCCATAATTTCCGAGTTCACTGGTCAGCACAATTTCAGTGGCAAAATCTGAAGTAGCGAGCTCTCCTCCGCTGTTGGTATTCAGTAATATCCGAATATCCTGAGTGCCATTGAATTTAAAGATGATGTCATTTAATCCATCTCCATTCATGTCGGCAATTTGTGTTGCCCGGTTGTATTGGCCAGTAGCTATCGACCCCATATTGTTGAACGAAATTAGCCCCGGGGTTGATGTATTCTTTAACAACGATAGTGTGGCGCCAAAATTATGGCTAACAACTAGTTCAGGTTTTCCGTCATTGTCTAAATCTCCAACTGCAACACCTTCACCCGCATCTAAGGTATTACCAAAGTAATTAAGGGATGCGCCAAACTCAATATTACCAGGTATGCTGATATTCTGAGCAATCCATAAATCGGGGTTCACGCTTCCGTTTCCATGTTGCCCGATCAAATCCACACGACCATCGCCATCAACATCAACAATATTGGATACAAAAGAGGAATATGCATTGCCTTGCCATCTTTCAAAAGCTTCAAAAGCAATATTGCCCGGTGTGCTGATGTTCCGAAACGTTACAAAGTAGGATTGAGACCCGTTACTATAACTGGATATAACATCTTGTAGCCCATCCCCGTCAAGATCAGACAAGAATAAACTTCCCTGATTGCCTGCTCCGTCTAGGCTGACTTTGGGTGCAAACGAGGAAGGTGACAGGCTGCCACCTAAGCCTAAATTACGGTAGATGGAAATGTCATTGATCGCGCTTTCAGAAACAACCAAGTCGTTCCATCCATCACCATCCATATCACCGATTTTAATCCCTCTAATATCGTTCCCCGTTGTTGGATCCAATAGCATATCAAACTTTGGTTTGAGTGAAGCCGGAATAATTCTTCCGCCACCATCAAAAACAGGATTGAACGGTTTGGAAGAGGTGCATGTTAAGCCGGTGGTTTTATTAACAATGCTGATTTTTCCATGGGGAGCACCTACGGGAACGGTTACGCTTAGTTGATTACTGGATGCGTTGTTGATTGTGCCGGCTATCGAGCCAAAGTACACCACATTGTTGTTTGGATCAGGATCGAAACCGCTACCGTTGATGGTAATAACATCTCCAGGCTTTCCGGAAGTAACTGATAAGGTTGATACCAGCGGTGCAGTCGTTAAGGTGGCCTGCTCGATGATAACATTGTCAAGCCCGGATGTGTAGGTGGCATTTGTGGCATATGTGCCCCTGATTTCAATAGACGTAACATTTGTGAGCACCTGAATGATTTGAGAACGGGTCGCGGCACTGCCTGATGTGGTTGACCACAACCAACCTCCTGTTTCGTCTAGTTTAACAGAGTAAGAAGTCCATGCTGGAGCTACAGCAGGTTTTACGGGAAGTTGGTATATCAAGACACTTCCACCATTTTCAATCCGAACTTCGGCTATACCCGGATTTGATCCGGTGCCGGCAACGGATTGCTGAAGGTCGAATTTGAAGTCTCGCCCGAGCGAACGCACCACCAGGTTTCCTAAAAACTTGGCAGGAGCGAACCATGATTCAGTTGTGGTGCCAACAGAGGCCGAATAGGTTACGGACACAAATCCGCCAGGATTTCCGTTGCTGGATTGATGATTAACGGTG contains these protein-coding regions:
- a CDS encoding BspA family leucine-rich repeat surface protein; amino-acid sequence: MPRLIALFSLILIGKLCSAQITSTFDTDADGWTFFDTSTPITVNHQSSNGNPGGFVSVTYSASVGTTTESWFAPAKFLGNLVVRSLGRDFKFDLQQSVAGTGSNPGIAEVRIENGGSVLIYQLPVKPAVAPAWTSYSVKLDETGGWLWSTTSGSAATRSQIIQVLTNVTSIEIRGTYATNATYTSGLDNVIIEQATLTTAPLVSTLSVTSGKPGDVITINGSGFDPDPNNNVVYFGSIAGTINNASSNQLSVTVPVGAPHGKISIVNKTTGLTCTSSKPFNPVFDGGGRIIPASLKPKFDMLLDPTTGNDIRGIKIGDMDGDGWNDLVVSESAINDISIYRNLGLGGSLSPSSFAPKVSLDGAGNQGSLFLSDLDGDGLQDVISSYSNGSQSYFVTFRNISTPGNIAFEAFERWQGNAYSSFVSNIVDVDGDGRVDLIGQHGNGSVNPDLWIAQNISIPGNIEFGASLNYFGNTLDAGEGVAVGDLDNDGKPELVVSHNFGATLSLLKNTSTPGLISFNNMGSIATGQYNRATQIADMNGDGLNDIIFKFNGTQDIRILLNTNSGGELATSDFATEIVLTSELGNYGGMSIADVNGDGKPDILASDDGDIGIFESIYSGGAFTAGAFVTAYLFQASGNSTYPTSPIAADLNGDSRPDLVVGITNTTPRRISIYENVNGSAPLISVNTVSPLAGNVGSTVTITGSNFSSTPSENYVYFGASEATVLTASQTELTVSVPAGATYAPVSVRKGELMSRYHLPFQTTFSSGVTFDNTHFAPPMEFALSGANYDIEVMDLDLDGKPDIAAEGGSLLTYFFHNTYSTGAITTSSLAAAGVTNSSAANGRLVDADGDGLADLVSPNGRAYQNLSTPGSISFSTDVSLGLGDSNIDFGDLNLDGKQDLVIAAGGSSSIRVMENRSKVGPFVSVGVFGTFAPNVTVAKPSTGGGVVVTDLDNDGFPDVAVTNPGSDNISIFPNARSFRVNAASFNPRIDIAVGDNPGRIYTGDFDADGKVDLMIYHGTGTNTTMISVYRNTSTVGNLSFSRFDLTNPSATTVAHIADLDGDGKPEIITTSETGNRFTIFKNIHTSGALSATSFAAPFNTTVTAPRGLTTGDLNLDGKPEIIITRAAGFLVVYENLVSTASTQNFITQWNLATAGSGATQLSFGTATSGVVNYTWQEISPGSASGSGSWSGSTLTITGLPAGATIRLQIEPTNFQRIIINNGADRNRLTQIEQWGTTAWTSMQNAFYGCANLQVTATDVPDLSSVTDLSQMFRACTNLNSPTNIGTWNTTGVTTMHRLFYSAGSFNQSIGAWNTASVTDMSEMFYGASTFNQDIGSWNTGSVTTMSEMFANASSFNQNIGSWNTGTVTNMYGMFYNASSFNQNIGTWNTAVVTDMEYMFYNCLFNQDIGAWNTGAVTTMSEMFANANDFNQDISSWNTGAVTNMFGMFSQATSFNQDISSWNTAAVTDFRNMFSLASSFNQNLGAWTLNPAANLSNMLNNAGMDCSNYSATLIGWSANPTTPTGRTLGATGRQYGTNAVASRTNLTTTRGWTITGDTPSGTICGVASTITITTQPVGTVNRCVGDNYILSTEATGTTNITYQWQKFNGSIFVNLTNNATFTNVNTNTLTVTNVTTAEAGDYRCLITGDLAADVFTNVATLIVNPLPAPPDVTNASTCGSGSVILTASGGTPGQYRWYTQTPLALIAGEVNETYTTPVLTTTTIYLVSIADAFCESTQVPVTATVSSVPAQPVITSSITPVGNAVTVCSSATLTLTAPAGFAAYTWSTGETTQQITAAATGTYFVTVTNAEGCTSPASASLNVTVVPAPCVGNQPPVIATTVTGLFIEGIVNIDLTPLLSDPDDNLDLASLRVITTQTSAGASASINASDQLILNYGGVLFTGEDMITIEVCDLFGICTQQQLTIQVEGDIIVRTGFSPNGDTRNDFFQIDYIDLFPDTQQNRVTIYNRWGDVVFEISNYDNQSRVFSGLNKNGNELPSGTYFYKLEFTSGRPGKTGYLSLRR